Proteins from a single region of Amblyomma americanum isolate KBUSLIRL-KWMA chromosome 10, ASM5285725v1, whole genome shotgun sequence:
- the LOC144106236 gene encoding uncharacterized protein LOC144106236, whose translation MLVQVGAVVVLAACAWASPGHIDFVVDQALAGAGVDVLPLPDISFDVDNQQNWTFSGYVEFHLQNGTLGNLRRRVRRVGDCGLRGDQDAGSPLVEIWCNLNLRGVVARYDVQVIVDDRSSAVAAELLVDTGNVYFKLESRQDNCTECSHFTDFQVTDVSARLKPLGVAMEFAPDVIRQFEGEVVARAPKHISYAFTAAYKRALAEKIATLKASDFTD comes from the exons ATGCTCGTGCAAGTGGGAGCAGTTGTTGTGCTTGCTG CCTGCGCGTGGGCCAGCCCCGGGCACATCGACTTCGTGGTCGACCAGGCGTTGGCCGGGGCCGGCGTGGACGTGCTGCCGCTTCCGGACATCTCGTTCGACGTGGACAACCAACAGAACTGGACCTTCTCGGGATACGTCGAGTTCCACCTGCAGAACGGCACCCTGGGAAACCTGCGCCGCAGG GTGCGACGAGTGGGCGACTGCGGCCTGCGCGGCGACCAGGACGCCGGCTCTCCGCTGGTGGAGATCTGGTGCAACTTGAACCTGCGCGGCGTGGTCGCCAGATACGACGTCCAGGTGATCGTCGACGACCGGTCCAGCGCGGTGGCAGCCGAACTGCTTGTCGACACTGGCAATGTCTACTTCAAGCTCGAGTCGAGACAGGACAACTGCACAGAGT GTTCGCACTTCACGGACTTCCAGGTGACTGACGTGTCCGCCAGGCTGAAGCCCCTCGGCGTGGCGATGGAATTCGCCCCTGACGTCATACGGCAGTTCGAGGGCGAGGTGGTGGCCCGGGCACCGAAGCACATCTCCTACGCATTCACAGCGGCATACAAGCGGGCTCTGGCGGAGAAGATCGCCACACTGAAGGCGTCGGACTTCACTGATTGA
- the LOC144107346 gene encoding glutathione hydrolase 1 proenzyme-like has protein sequence MFGSEQRSSKHGAKAAIVPGALAGYQELHKSFGKFEWKEVFAPAIRLARNGFHIGPHLARALYDGAQGIEAASALKSRFWSKDTNSLLRKGEKLVQPDLANVLEKISQQGVDYFYKGELAKEIASAVGAAGGVINSTDLAEYRASWVDAIGVKTKSGRYLYSAPIPGCGVILAAAVHNVALKRIFNEEPDGQSIPRMSKETIHSFIERLKLALSRRPDLGDQTDTLQKQESIMYAIMADDSKLNGTVPMAQAFDYGLRHAPEEDFGGAHLSILAPNGDALSVTSSLNSAFGSMFVTPSGLLLNNYMDAFAKPGRRFDLDASPANLLGPRKRPMTSMAPTIITEGKAPSNIFGIFGAGGGLEGLSALAQLITCLRAYPLWRCVRDDIRMQPTFRETVSGLVYVDGKNAAYDPAALLRKIGHKVVLRTLKSTASGIISTSNLSWYATGDSVHSDGGSAGR, from the exons ATGTTCGGATCAGAGCAGCGGTCGTCAAAACACG GCGCCAAGGCTGCCATCGTGCCGGGGGCCCTGGCGGGCTACCAGGAGCTGCACAAGAGCTTCGGCAAATTCGAGTGGAAGGAGGTGTTCGCGCCCGCCATCCGGCTGGCCCGGAACGGCTTCCACATCGGGCCCCACTTGGCCCGGGCCCTCTACGACGGCGCTCAAGGCATCGAGGCAGCCTCGGCGCTCAA GTCCCGCTTCTGGAGCAAGGACACCAACTCACTTCTCCGAAAAGGCGAGAAACTGGTGCAGCCCGACCTGGCCAACGTGCTGGAGAAGATCTCGCAGCAGGGCGTTGACTACTTCTACAAGGGAGAGCTCGCCAAGGAGATCGCCAGCGCTGTTGGTGCGGCGG GGGGCGTGATCAACTCCACCGACCTGGCCGAATACAGAGCTTCCTGGGTGGACGCCATAGGAGTTAAGACGAAGTCTGGAAGGTACCTGTACTCTGCTCCGATTCCCGGATGTGGGGTGATCCTCGCCGCAGCGGTCCACAACGTTGCACTGAA GCGCATCTTTAATGAAGAACCGGACGGCCAAAGTATTCCACGAATGTCCAAGGAAACGATTCACAG TTTCATAGAAAGGCTGAAACTCGCTCTCTCCCGGCGACCCGACCTTGGAGACCAGACGGACACTTTGCAG AAGCAGGAGAGCATAATGTACGCGATAATGGCCGACGATTCCAAGCTGAACGGCACGGTTCCCATGGCTCAGGCGTTCGACTACGGCTTGCGCCACGCGCCCGAGGAAGACTTTGGCGGCGCGCACCTCTCCATCCTGGCGCCCAACGGAGACGCGCTGTCCGTCACTTCGAGCCTCAACAGCGC GTTCGGCAGCATGTTCGTCACGCCGTCTGGCCTGCTGCTGAACAACTACATGGACGCTTTCGCCAAACCTGGTCGCCGCTTCGACCTGGACGCTTCGCCGGCCAACCTTCTGGGCCCCAGGAAGCGGCCGATGACCTCCATGGCGCCCACCATAATCACGGAGGGCAAGGCGCCCTCGAACATCTTCGGCATCTTCGGCGCCGGCGGAGGTCTGGAGGGCCTCTCGGCACTGGCACAG CTGATCACCTGCCTGAGGGCCTATCCCCTGTGGAGGTGTGTCCGGGACGACATCCGCATGCAGCCCACCTTCCGGGAGACAGTGAGCGGCCTGGTCTACGTGGATGGCAAAAACGCCGCCTACGACCCG GCGGCCTTGCTTCGGAAGATCGGCCACAAGGTGGTTCTGCGGACCCTGAAGTCGACCGCCAGCGGGATTATCTCCACCAGCAACCTGAGCTGGTACGCGACCGGCGACAGCGTCCACAGCGACGGGGGCAGCGCGGGCCGCTGA